Within Flavobacterium pisciphilum, the genomic segment TAGGAAAAGGTATGTTGTCTTAAAATTGGTAGCTCTGATGATTTATATGAAATAATGTGACGTATTTTATTATGATAAAATAAGATTGACAGAGAGAAGGAATATTTCTGGATGATAGATAGGACTTAACATGGTAAATGTTATCCTTTATATAGAATTAATGAGTATGGGGAGTGTAAGAGCCACGTAAGTGAAGCCTACGAATCTATATAGAGTTAGCGTACTTAAGGGCAACGAATGTTATCGTTATTCATAACCATCTTAGTAGAAATATGACTCCATCTGAAACAAGTTCTGGAAATGAAAACTGAGATGGAGAAAATAGAGAAGCTTAAGGTAAAAACAAATAAACTTATAGAAGAAGTAAGAATAGGAGCAGTAAAAAAAACAGCAAGATACTCTCGAAATGACTGTTATTAATCTATTAAAGAAGAGTATGACAAATAGCTGTTATCTTGAGTCTTACTCCAAAAGAAGTGGAAGAACTTAGTAAAAATAAAACAGTATAATAGCTATAATAGTTCTTTGTTTTTGCATATAGTTTCTTCACTATCTTTTTTTCTCTTATTTGCAGACTCAGTTAAGTCTTCATTTTGCGAAATCTCTATAGTTTCGTTAAAGTATTTTAGGCTATTTTCACAATCAGCTAAATGGTCATAACTAATAGCTAAATTGAATAGTAAAAGTGATTTAAGATGTAGGTTTTTATCACTTGTGAATTTTTTTCCTTTTAATAATATCTCGTTTGCTTTTTCAAAATATCCTGTATTCAAATAATTGGCTCCTAGATTTATATAAGTGCCAGCAAATGTGCTGTCAATTAAAATAACATTTAATAACATTTTATTAGCTAGTTCTCTATTTCCTAAATTAAATTCTGCTTCAGCAATACCATTAAGTATTGCAATGTTTTTGCTTTCTATTTTGTCAGCTTGAATAAATTTTTCTCTTGCAGACTCGTAATCTCCAAGATCTACATCTTTTAAGCCTTCTCCAAATATTTTTTTAGCTGTTTTGTTTTTTATTCCAGAGTATCCAATAAATAGTATTTCATTTGTTTTAGTTTTGTATTTAACTTCTTTTTCCTTTTTCTCATTACAAGAAACAATCACTATAATAATGGCAAATAGATATACTGCTTTTTTCATTGTTTATAATACTCTAGGTTCTTTTGGCTTTTTCTATTCTCATTCCTTTTTTTTGATGTTTATCAATGACTATCACTCTTTTAGTAAGCCTAGTTTCATGGATAATTAGTCTATCCATAGGTTTTCCATTTTTGCTTTTAGCTCCATGTGATATGTATACTTCATCGGTAATTATACCATCAATATAATTAATACCTAACTTATCAAATCGTATACTATATATGGGAATTAGTCTATTGTTTTCTGCAATACACGTATCATTTACTATCTTTTTTAGATGCTCATCGTTATAATTGATATCTTTAGTTGTTATGAGAGTATATCGAAGAAATCTAGTGTTTTTTTGTAATTTCCGAATTTCAGTTGTTAATGTGTCTAAGTTATTTTTATAATTTATCTTGCCGTTATACCATGTATTTATATACACAGTATCTGGGAAAATAATGCTTATTTCACGAATAGCAATTTTATCCTTCTTTGTTGTCTTTTTCTCTTCTTTACAAGAAATTAGTACTAAGAGTATTGTTGTTAAAAATAAGGCTACTTTTCTCATGGTGCTATTGTTTGTAATAATCTAGTTTCTTTTGAAATTCGTCGTTCTTTGCATCTCTTTCTTTTTCTGCTTTTCTGCGATTTTCTTCATTGATTCTATTTATAGTTCCCTTTTGAGAGACTTCTACAGCTGTATCTTTTGCTTTCGTTTCATGAAGTTGAGAAGGGTTTCCGCCAAAAACATCGGTAGCAGTATAATTATATAATTCCATTAAATGCATTTCTGGATCAGACGGAACTGTGGTTTTAGTATCGGACGATTGCGGTTTAGGAGTGCCATATTTCAATCGAAGCTGAAATTCTAAAAGCCATGGATACATCATTGATGGATTTGGAAATAATTTCCCTAATAAGTAACCAAGCTCAAAAAGGCCATTATAGCTATGTCCTGGAAAATCAATTGATCCCCTACCTCTGTCATTTTTCATATTCCCGCTTCCTGCAACCGCATCTCCACCTACTCCCCAAAAATTTCTACCATCTTGTTTGACAATTGTAGCAATTAAATGTTTAATTACCACGGGATTCAATTCTGTAGCTTCAGTCCAAGTGCCGTTCATGTTTCCTCTATAGATTTTATTGTCAACTTCATCAAAATAAACTTCACCTCCAGTAGCTGTTCTGCTTGGAGGGTTAGAAAAGAAATCTTTGGTCTTTCTTTCTCCCAGCATTTTTTCTAATACACTTGGCCTGTCCCATATATCATCATCCATAAAATTGTTATAATCAAACAGATTTTTGTTCTTCTTTTTGTCTGATTCAAAATGTCTATTCATAATAAAAGTATTGGTTTTTACTGATTTTTAATTTGTAACAATCGTAAAGTTGTATACGAGTGAAAACAAATTTTTATAGTAAATATACTATATAATTATTTACGGCATGATTAAATTTGTAAGATTTTTACTTTTAAAAAAAAGAGTTATATATTGTTTGATGATTTTAATTATCGGAATAATAGTGTTTTTATGTTGGATTTAAGGGTGTTAATGCGTTTTTTCTAGGGTTTGTGAAATAGAGTAAATACTCTATTTTTTTGAAGAAAATGAAGCATAAAAATAAATAGGTTTATCTAATAGCATTAATGTGCTTATGGTAGTTATCCAAAAAATTAAAGCTGAATTTGTCTGTCTATTTGTTGATCTAAGGAAATGAATGTTTCTGTTCTTGAAACGCCTTCTATTGCTTGAATCTTGGTGTTTAATAACTGCATGAGGTGTTCGTTGTCACGGCAGATAATTTTGATCAATATTGACCAGTTTCCTGTGGTGTAATGGCATTCTAAAACTTCAGGTATTTTTTTTAATTCTTTTACCGCTTCGGGATTTCGAGCTGCTTTGTCAAGGTATACGCCTACAAACGCCATTGTGTTGTATCCTAATACTTTGTTGTTGACGGTAAATTTCGAGCCTGATATCACACCAGATTGTTCTAGTTTACGTAGCCGCTGATGGATGGCAGCACCAGAAATTCCAATTTTATTTGCAATTTGTAAGATTGGCTTTCGTGCATCTTCCATTAGGTGTCGTAAAATTTCTTTGTCGATGCCATCTATTTCAATAACTAGGGAATTAATCTTCATATTATTTCGATTTAAAACTAATTTGAATGAATAAGTTTAAATTATAAATCAAATCTAATGATAAAAGTTTAAATTTTAAAACGAAGTGGGGTATAAGGCTGAATTTTTAGTCTCAGTTTCCAGTTTCCATTCTCAGTTTATATTTCACATTTCACATTTTACAACGATCATTTCACAGTTTTCATTTCACAGTTAAAATAAGACTATGAATTCCTTGCGGTTAAATGGGAAGATTAGGAATCTTAAAGCTGAAATTTAGGCATAAAAAAAGCCGCGAAATTCGCAGCTTTTTTTTATTTAGGTAAAAGGATTATTTTCCTTTATTTGCTTCAGCAATATATTTTTCTAACGCCATTGTCATTGATGGAGTTTCTGGAGTTGGAGCAAGAATATCTATTCTTAAACCATAATCTAAAGCCTCTTTTTGAGTAGTGCTTCCAAAAACTGCTATCCTAGTTTCATTTTGTTTGAAGTCAGGGAAGTTTTTAAATAATGACTTTATTCCAGTTGGACTGAAAAAAGCTAAGACATCATAATAAACATCCGCTAAGTCAGACAAGTCACTCATTACAGTTTTGTAAAAAATTGCTTGAGTCCAATCAACTTTTAAATTATTTAAAGTGATAGGAGCATCTGCGTTTAATTGATCAGAAGCTGGTAGTAAGAACTTTTCGTCTTTGTACTTTTTGATTAATGGAGATAAATCTGCAAAATCTTTTGCGCCAACGTAAATTTTACGTTTTCTGTACACTACATATTTTTGTAGGTAAAAAGCAACGGCTTCAGATTGACAAAAATATTTTAATCCTTCAGGAACTTTGTAACGCATTTCCTCTGCTACTCTAAAAAAATGATCAACAGCATTTCTACTTGTTAATATGATTGCAGTGTAATGATTAAGGTCGATTTTTTGTAGTCGAATCTCTTTCGCGTTTACTCCTTCCACGTGAATGAAAGGTCTGAAATCAATTTTTATTTTGTGTTTCTGTTGGAGCTCAAAATAAGGGGAGTTTTCCACTTTAGGTTCAGGCTGTGACACCAAAATTGTTTTCACTTTCATAAGTTGTAATATTTTCTAAGCACTCCCTTTGGTAAACCAATAATATATAAAATAATAAGGTGCTATTTCAAGAGTGCAAAGATATAAAATAAAATAAAATAACTTACTCAATATTACGTTTTGATAGTTTTTAATTGAAATAAAATAAGAGAATAGGCTAATACATAGTGATATAGCTAGTATTATTAATAGCACATTTTTAGAAATATCATCATAATAGAACAAAATCGCGTTAATTGGGAGTATTAAAATACCAATATATGCCCTATAAGTTACTTTTTGTAGGTTAAAGTGCTCGATAAATTCTTCAATATTGAATGAAGTCGCTACTATTTTTTCTATTAAATACTTTGATAAAATAAAGAATGCTAATAAAGTTACTATTTGGATGTATTGAAGCCAATCGGTTTTTGTTGCATATCCAAAACTACTAAGCGTAAGTTGTATGAAAAAAGCAAAAGAAATGATTTGTAAGAAGAATAAAGCAATTGTAAAGCCGCTTTTTATATGACTACTATCTCGATATATTTTAGCGTATTTATCAGAAAAAATCAATTTAGTAAAGTCACCAAAACGACTTTCGTAGATAGATTTTGTCATAGCAATAACTGCAAAGCATAACACAAACAAAAGTGTTGCCCAGTCTTTATTTTCAGTAATTCTTGGATGAAGGTGTTCAATCATAGCGATGCAAAATTAGTAATTTTTTGTATCATTACTTTTATTATAACTTTATTATGAATGAAATGCTATAAAAAGTTTACTTTTGCGTTGAAATTACTCAGAAAAATGAATGATTGTATTGTTATAATTCCCACTTACAACGAAATTGAAAACATTGAAAGCATTATTAGAGCTGTGCTTTCGCAACATAAATCTTTTCATCTTCTTATTGTTGATGATAACTCTCCAGATCGTACTGCAGATAAAGTTGTTATGCTTCAAGAGGAGTTTGAGGGGAAGTTGTTTATAGAAAACAGAGCTAAAAAAGCTGGATTAGGTACTGCTTATGTTCATGGATTTAAATGGGCTTTGGATCGAAAATATAATTATATATTCGAAATGGATGCCGATTTTTCACATAATCCTAATGATCTAGAAAAACTTTTTGACGCTTGTCATTTTGGAGGTGCTGACTTAGCTATCGGATCTAGATATGTAAAAGGAGTAAATGTAGTAAACTGGCCATTAAGTCGTGTATTGATGTCATACTTTGCATCAGTTTATGTGAAATTCATAACTGGTATGAAAATACATGATGCTACAGCAGGTTTTGTTTGTTACAAAAGAGAAGTTCTGGAAGCTATTAATCTTAACAAAATAAAATTTGTTGGTTATGCTTTTCAAATTGAAATGAAATATAGAACATATTGTAAGAAATTTGAAATTACAGAAGTTCCTATTATTTTTACAGATAGAACAAAGGGAGTTTCTAAAATGAGTAATGCTATTATCAAAGAAGCAATTTTTGGGGTTATTTCACTTCGACTAAAACAATTAGTCAATTCTTTATAAAACAATTAGAATGAATAGGATATTAATAAAAAATGCTAAAATCGTAAACGAAGGGTCAATTTTTGAAGGCGATTTGTTAATCGAGAATGATTTAATTGTAGAAATTTCAGATAGTATAAGTCTGAAATCGTCTAACTGTATTGTTATTGATGCTGAAGGAAGTTATTTAATGCCAGGTGCAATAGACGATCAAGTACATTTTAGAGAACCAGGATTAACACATAAAGGAGATATCGAATCGGAGTCTAAAGCAGCAGTTGCTGGAGGAATCACATCGTTTATCGAGCAGCCTAATACTGTTCCTAATGCTGTTACTCAGGAAATATTAGAAGAAAAATACCAAATAGCTTCAAAGAAATCACATGCGAATTATTCGTTTATGATGGGAGCTACCAATGATAATTTGGATGAAGTTTTAAAAACAAATCCAAAGAATGTTGCGGGAGTTAAAATATTTTTAGGTTCATCAACCGGAAATATGTTGGTTGATAATGAAACGACACTTGAAAAAATATTCTCAAGTACTCCAATGCTTATTGCAGTACATTGTGAAGATGAGACAACAATCCAAAATAATTTAGCAAAGTATAAAGAAGAGTATGGCGAAGATGTTCCTGTTACAGCACATCATTTGATTCGCAGTGCTGAAGCTTGTTACATCTCATCATCCAAAGCTATTGCATTGGCTAAGAAAACAGGAGCGCGTTTGCATATTTTTCATCTTTCGACTGCAAAAGAAATGGAATTGTTTACGAACAAAATTCCTTTGGAAGAAAAGAAAATCACTGCCGAAGTTTGTGTTCATCATTTGTGGTTTACAGATGAGGATTATAAAACTAAAGGTAATTTTATAAAGTGGAATCCCGCTGTGAAAACTGCTGATGATAGAAAAGCTCTTTGGGAAGCTTTGATTGACGGACGAATAGATGTTATTGCAACAGATCATGCGCCACATACAAAAGAAGAAAAGAAACAATCATATTTAAAAGCACCTTCAGGAGGACCTTTGGTTCAACATGCTGTTGTGGCTATGTTTGAGGCACATCATCAAGGAAAAATCAGTATTGAGAAAATCGTTGAAAAAATGTGTCACAATCCAGCTAAGATTTTCAAAATCGAAAAAAGAGGATTTATCAGAGAAGGATATTATGCCGATTTGGTAATTGTAAATGCTGGCTTGCCTTGGAGTGTGAATGCAGATAATATTTTGTCTAAATGCAAATGGTCACCATTTGAAGGATATACTTTTAAATCAAGAATTACACATACTTTTGTAAACGGACAATTGGTTTACAATTCTTTTAAAGTGAAAAATGTTCATGCAGGGAAGAGATTATTGTTTGATAGATAGAATATGAAAAAAATAATCATAATTATTTCGATATTAATCTTTGCTGTTGGCTGTAAAAAAGAACTGGTCAAAAAGCCAGAACGACTTGTTGATAGAGACAAGATGATAGATATTATGTATGATTTGTCATTATTGGAAGCAATAAAATATCAAAATCCATTATCACTTGATTCTTGTGATACAAACCCAACTAGATTTATATTGAAGAAATATAAAGTAGATAGTTTGCAATTTGTTAAGAGTAACATGTATTATGCGGCTGATTATAATGATTATAAACTCATGTTTGATGAGATTGGTACGCGTTTAGAAAAAAACAAAAAGAAAATTGATTCATTAATTAAGATAGAGGAAAAGAAAAAGAAATTACTCGATAAAAAGACTAAACTAGTTAAAAAGGACTCGATTAAAGGTGAAAAAGAATTACTAAAAGTAAACCCAGATTCACTTAAAAAAAATCCTAAGTTAAAGTAATTAAGAGGTCTTTTATAAAATTGAAATTTCTTTGATGTATTCGTGAATGTCTTTAAAGTCAGTTTTTAAAGTCGTTTTTATTTTCTCATTTGAATATACATCTTTCGTATAAGAGGATTTTGCTGTTGCTTTAGTAATCTGTCTTTTCTTCAAGAAAAAAGCAGATAGAAACCAATCTATTCTCCATATTATTTTCATAAGTAAAGGACTTGCATGATTTGCAGGTCTTTTTACTTTTAATGCATCGGCAATAGTATTTAATACATCTTGAAAAACAACATTATCCGAAATCAGAGTAAAACGTTCGTTTTTTATTTCACTTTTCATTAAAGTTGCTGCAATTCTAACAACATCATCTACAGTAACAAATCCAGTACTTCCTAGTGTGTAAAAAGAAAGTCCGTTGGCTACTTTTGTATAAAGCTCAGCGCTTCCTTGCTCATTACTTTTAGATTTTGGAATAGGCCCTAAAATAACACCGGGATTTATAATAACAACATCTAGACCTTCTTGCCAACCGCGCCAAACTTCCATTTCAGCACCATATTTAGATATTGCATAGTCGCTATGAGGTTTTTCGGGATTCCACTCAGTCTCTTCGGTTATAATAGATTCATGAGGAGCGAGGTCTCCAAGAGCAGCAATTGAACTTACGAAGCATAATTTTTTTACTTGCTTAGCGATACAAAAGTTCACAATGTTTGCTGTACCTTCAATATTGGTTTTTCTAACCAAGTCTTCATCTTTTGGATCAAAGGAGATTACAGCGGCACAATGATAGACATATTCTACATCAATAAAAGCAGTTTCTAGAGAAGGAACATCAAGCACATCAGCTTCTATCCATTGTATTGATTCAAATAAATGTGATTTTTTATATAAATCAAAAACAGACTTTGTTCTTTCTATTTTTTTTCTATTTCGATAAATTGCCCGAACACTATCTCCATTTTCAATTAAATGAAGTAATAAATGTGCACCAACTAAACCTGTTCCTCCTGTTACTAAAACCATTTTGTAAAGATAATTAGATTGTTGGATTTTTAGATAGATAGATTTTCAAATTGTGCAATTAAAACTATCTTTGTGGAAATTGATTAAAAGATGAAAAATTTTATTGAAGAAGTGACTTGGAGAGGAATGCTTCACGACGTTATGCCAGGTACCGAAGAACATTTGATGGAACAAATGAGAGTGGCATATGTGGGAATTGATCCAACTGCGGATTCATTGCATATAGGCCATTTAGTTGGGGTAATGTTATTGAAACATTTTCAGTTATCAGGACACAAACCATTAGCGTTGGTTGGTGGTGCAACAGGAATGATTGGAGATCCATCAGGGAAATCGAATGAAAGAAATTTACTTGATGAAACAACATTGCGTCACAATCAAGAAGCGATAAAAGGACAATTATCTCGATTTTTGGACTTTACTTCAGATGCTGCTAATGCTGCCGAGTTGGTAAATAATTACGATTGGATGAAGGAATTCTCATTTCTAGATTTTATTCGTGATGTAGGTAAGCATATTACAGTAAACTATATGATGGCTAAAGATTCTGTAAAGAAAAGATTAACATCAGAGGCGGCCGAAGGAATGTCGTTTACAGAGTTTACTTATCAGTTGGTTCAAGGGTATGACTTCTTGCATTTGTATAAAAACAAACAATGTACTTTGCAAATGGGAGGAAGTGACCAGTGGGGAAATATTACCACGGGAACTGAATTAGTGAGAAGAATGGAAAGTGGAAAAGCTTATGCTTTAACTTGCCCTTTAATTACAAAAGCGGATGGAACAAAATTCGGAAAATCAGAAGGAGGAAATATCTGGTTAGATGCTGTAAGAACATCTCCATATAAGTTTTACCAATATTGGTTAAATACGTCAGATATTGATGCTGAAAAATATATTAAAATTTTCACTTTCTTATCAAAAGAAGAAATTGAATCTTTGACAATCGAACATAGAGAAACACCTCATTTGCGTATATTACAAAAAAGATTGGCTGAAGAAATTACTGTAATGGTACATTCTGCTGCTGATTTAGAAAATGCAATTAAGGCTTCAAACATATTATTCGGAAATTCTACTTCTGATGATTTAAAGCAATTAGATGAAGCAACTTTCTTAGATGTTTTTGATGGTGTGCCTCAAGCAGAAATTGCAAAGGCAGATCTAGAAAATGGATTAGAGATTATATCTGTTCTGAATGAGAAAACAGGTTTCTTTAAATCAAACGGAGAAGCAAGACGTGCTCTAACTGCTAATTCTATTTCTGTAAACAGAGAGAAAATAACGGAAGAGTTTGTTCTTTCTAGTAAAGATTTAATTAACAATCAGTTTGTATTATTACAAAGCGGAAAGAAAAATTATTTTGTGGTAAGAGTAGTTTAACTACTTATTTATATGACTTAGATTTAAAATACAAAAAAGCATCAGCTTTGGCTGATACTTTTTTGTATTAGTTCAAAGAATGTTTTTATTTAATGACTTTTCGGGTTTCATCTTTAGATTTAATGATGTAAATACCACTTTTTAATGAATCTAATGATTTGTTTTCTTCTCCTTTAGAATTAACTTCTTTGGTTAAAACTTTTTGTCCATCAAAAGTATAAACATTTATAAAATAAGGTGCTGCAGGTTGCTCACTCTCTAATGTAGCGGTTGCTATTTTTGCAAAAGGATTATAGAAAGTTACAGGAATAATTGTTATATTGTTGTTTTCGTTTGATTCTGTAATTATTTTAGAGTCGTCAACAACCATAAGGATGTTCCAGTTTCCAGTAAATTTTGAGCCAATGTTACCAAAGTTTGAGGGAAAGAGTGTACTTGATACTTTAATCGATGTACCTGGATTAATGGCTTTTATTGCAATGCTATTTTCTGTGTATTTTAAATCAGCAGAATCAAGAATGCCATCTTGAGATAAATAAAACTGAAGATTTGTTGGTGATGCTACAACATCGCCTATGTTTTTAATGGTTATTGTTTGCAAATTGATGCTCCCAGATTGATTATGTATTGTATGTCTTTTGTTTCCTAAATCACTTAATATCGAATTACAGTCACTACAATTACTAGAAATAAATGTATTATTTGGATCAATAGTTAAATCTGGTTTTCCTGTAGGTGTTGATGTTTGATTAATAGTAAAAGTTGAAATTGATGAGATTGTGTTGTTACTAATATCTATGTCTTCACTATTAATTAGCTTCATAATTATATAATAAGTGCCGTTGCTGATATTTGTAGGAATAGTTATTGAAGGATATTCACGTTTTGTTGCGTTAGGATTTAGTGGTTCGATAGTTATTTCTTTTATAAATATATCATCTGAACTTAAAGTAGAATCGTTTTTAGAAAAATAAATTAAGCAACGAGAAGGGTTAAAAGCTCTTCCTCCAATATTTTTTATTATATAAGAAGCTGTTGCTGTAGCTCCAGTATTCATTGAACCTGAACTTGGACCAAAAGTAATAGCTACGGCTTGTATATCGGGTTTTGGACAATTAAGTGAGCTAGATAAAACAGGAGAAAATATAGAATTACTATTTGTAGAGTCTAATTGATACTCGCTATCTCCAGCTTCAATGGCTGATCCACTAATTAAATAATAATTAGAACCTTTACCGAAATCCATTAAATACACATTACCTATAGTTAAAGGTTTGGTTGTTCTAATGTTTACTTTTTCTCTTATGGTATTTGCTGTTAAATTGGAACAATAATTGCCTTGAGCTTCTTCTAGAGTTGATCCTAGTAAGATTGGTCTTGCGTATTTCCAAGATAAAGAATTACATAAATCAGGAATTAGTTCAAAATTTGCTGGCTCATCTATATCACTTCCTTTGTCAAGATAATAATCTACAGCGTAAAGAACCCTATAATACCTTGATC encodes:
- a CDS encoding tetratricopeptide repeat protein, which gives rise to MKKAVYLFAIIIVIVSCNEKKEKEVKYKTKTNEILFIGYSGIKNKTAKKIFGEGLKDVDLGDYESAREKFIQADKIESKNIAILNGIAEAEFNLGNRELANKMLLNVILIDSTFAGTYINLGANYLNTGYFEKANEILLKGKKFTSDKNLHLKSLLLFNLAISYDHLADCENSLKYFNETIEISQNEDLTESANKRKKDSEETICKNKELL
- a CDS encoding Lrp/AsnC family transcriptional regulator, with protein sequence MKINSLVIEIDGIDKEILRHLMEDARKPILQIANKIGISGAAIHQRLRKLEQSGVISGSKFTVNNKVLGYNTMAFVGVYLDKAARNPEAVKELKKIPEVLECHYTTGNWSILIKIICRDNEHLMQLLNTKIQAIEGVSRTETFISLDQQIDRQIQL
- a CDS encoding uroporphyrinogen-III synthase; translation: MKVKTILVSQPEPKVENSPYFELQQKHKIKIDFRPFIHVEGVNAKEIRLQKIDLNHYTAIILTSRNAVDHFFRVAEEMRYKVPEGLKYFCQSEAVAFYLQKYVVYRKRKIYVGAKDFADLSPLIKKYKDEKFLLPASDQLNADAPITLNNLKVDWTQAIFYKTVMSDLSDLADVYYDVLAFFSPTGIKSLFKNFPDFKQNETRIAVFGSTTQKEALDYGLRIDILAPTPETPSMTMALEKYIAEANKGK
- a CDS encoding DUF4271 domain-containing protein; the protein is MIEHLHPRITENKDWATLLFVLCFAVIAMTKSIYESRFGDFTKLIFSDKYAKIYRDSSHIKSGFTIALFFLQIISFAFFIQLTLSSFGYATKTDWLQYIQIVTLLAFFILSKYLIEKIVATSFNIEEFIEHFNLQKVTYRAYIGILILPINAILFYYDDISKNVLLIILAISLCISLFSYFISIKNYQNVILSKLFYFILYLCTLEIAPYYFIYYWFTKGSA
- a CDS encoding polyprenol monophosphomannose synthase encodes the protein MNDCIVIIPTYNEIENIESIIRAVLSQHKSFHLLIVDDNSPDRTADKVVMLQEEFEGKLFIENRAKKAGLGTAYVHGFKWALDRKYNYIFEMDADFSHNPNDLEKLFDACHFGGADLAIGSRYVKGVNVVNWPLSRVLMSYFASVYVKFITGMKIHDATAGFVCYKREVLEAINLNKIKFVGYAFQIEMKYRTYCKKFEITEVPIIFTDRTKGVSKMSNAIIKEAIFGVISLRLKQLVNSL
- a CDS encoding dihydroorotase codes for the protein MNRILIKNAKIVNEGSIFEGDLLIENDLIVEISDSISLKSSNCIVIDAEGSYLMPGAIDDQVHFREPGLTHKGDIESESKAAVAGGITSFIEQPNTVPNAVTQEILEEKYQIASKKSHANYSFMMGATNDNLDEVLKTNPKNVAGVKIFLGSSTGNMLVDNETTLEKIFSSTPMLIAVHCEDETTIQNNLAKYKEEYGEDVPVTAHHLIRSAEACYISSSKAIALAKKTGARLHIFHLSTAKEMELFTNKIPLEEKKITAEVCVHHLWFTDEDYKTKGNFIKWNPAVKTADDRKALWEALIDGRIDVIATDHAPHTKEEKKQSYLKAPSGGPLVQHAVVAMFEAHHQGKISIEKIVEKMCHNPAKIFKIEKRGFIREGYYADLVIVNAGLPWSVNADNILSKCKWSPFEGYTFKSRITHTFVNGQLVYNSFKVKNVHAGKRLLFDR
- a CDS encoding DUF4296 domain-containing protein; amino-acid sequence: MKKIIIIISILIFAVGCKKELVKKPERLVDRDKMIDIMYDLSLLEAIKYQNPLSLDSCDTNPTRFILKKYKVDSLQFVKSNMYYAADYNDYKLMFDEIGTRLEKNKKKIDSLIKIEEKKKKLLDKKTKLVKKDSIKGEKELLKVNPDSLKKNPKLK
- a CDS encoding NAD-dependent epimerase/dehydratase family protein, with the translated sequence MVLVTGGTGLVGAHLLLHLIENGDSVRAIYRNRKKIERTKSVFDLYKKSHLFESIQWIEADVLDVPSLETAFIDVEYVYHCAAVISFDPKDEDLVRKTNIEGTANIVNFCIAKQVKKLCFVSSIAALGDLAPHESIITEETEWNPEKPHSDYAISKYGAEMEVWRGWQEGLDVVIINPGVILGPIPKSKSNEQGSAELYTKVANGLSFYTLGSTGFVTVDDVVRIAATLMKSEIKNERFTLISDNVVFQDVLNTIADALKVKRPANHASPLLMKIIWRIDWFLSAFFLKKRQITKATAKSSYTKDVYSNEKIKTTLKTDFKDIHEYIKEISIL
- the tyrS gene encoding tyrosine--tRNA ligase, translating into MKNFIEEVTWRGMLHDVMPGTEEHLMEQMRVAYVGIDPTADSLHIGHLVGVMLLKHFQLSGHKPLALVGGATGMIGDPSGKSNERNLLDETTLRHNQEAIKGQLSRFLDFTSDAANAAELVNNYDWMKEFSFLDFIRDVGKHITVNYMMAKDSVKKRLTSEAAEGMSFTEFTYQLVQGYDFLHLYKNKQCTLQMGGSDQWGNITTGTELVRRMESGKAYALTCPLITKADGTKFGKSEGGNIWLDAVRTSPYKFYQYWLNTSDIDAEKYIKIFTFLSKEEIESLTIEHRETPHLRILQKRLAEEITVMVHSAADLENAIKASNILFGNSTSDDLKQLDEATFLDVFDGVPQAEIAKADLENGLEIISVLNEKTGFFKSNGEARRALTANSISVNREKITEEFVLSSKDLINNQFVLLQSGKKNYFVVRVV
- a CDS encoding CARDB domain-containing protein: MRKITLLLFVFLNFTGWSQTYKFHTLQDLGPNIEIAISAGCAQSVTVGPNRDVNLNQSFKLEVGKIYKSDLILGSTSGSRYYRVLYAVDYYLDKGSDIDEPANFELIPDLCNSLSWKYARPILLGSTLEEAQGNYCSNLTANTIREKVNIRTTKPLTIGNVYLMDFGKGSNYYLISGSAIEAGDSEYQLDSTNSNSIFSPVLSSSLNCPKPDIQAVAITFGPSSGSMNTGATATASYIIKNIGGRAFNPSRCLIYFSKNDSTLSSDDIFIKEITIEPLNPNATKREYPSITIPTNISNGTYYIIMKLINSEDIDISNNTISSISTFTINQTSTPTGKPDLTIDPNNTFISSNCSDCNSILSDLGNKRHTIHNQSGSINLQTITIKNIGDVVASPTNLQFYLSQDGILDSADLKYTENSIAIKAINPGTSIKVSSTLFPSNFGNIGSKFTGNWNILMVVDDSKIITESNENNNITIIPVTFYNPFAKIATATLESEQPAAPYFINVYTFDGQKVLTKEVNSKGEENKSLDSLKSGIYIIKSKDETRKVIK